gctcacttaggagagcgtggtgctgacaacaccaagtcaagggttaagatccccttacccgtcatcttttaaaaaagaaaagaaaagaaaagaaaaataatatatattcacCATTAGTAACTTGGAGAGAATAGGAAAATCAGATGGAAAAAAAAGTCACCTTGAGTCTCACTATCTAAAGATACCCTCTATAAATTGGTATTTTAGTGTAGTTCCTTCCATAGTTTTCTGTCAGTGCTCCAATTTGAGCAAAGCCTTTGTGATGTCAAGCTTAAAATCCCTTCTGCTTCCTTGGAACCTGTGGCATTAGCCCAGGCATGGTCTACTCTTCCTTGTGGCAAAGAGGCAGATCTCATCTTTGGTCCTCAGAGTTCTGGCCTAAGCCTTCATCCAGGAGGGCAAGGTGAGTATTCAGACACTCAGAGGAACCAGGGGAGACACAGGCCTGTGAAATAGTCCTGGCTAAAGGATTAGACTGGCTGAATCCCAGTGAGTGGAGCCCCAGCCCTGAGCCCCATCTAGTCTTTAGCTTGGGGTGAGGCAGATAAGCAGGAACCCATCTTTATAGGCTCCGTGCCAACACCCTTAGGTGAAAGTCTTGGTGAAACTCGAGGACTAGGTTCCAGCAAACAGGGACAGAAGGTTGGCAATGAAGAGGTCTCCATCTCTGAGGCCTCTGCCAGGAGTCAGAGGTGGGGCCATGGCCAAAGGGAAGGGTCAGGGAAACTTCTGAGAGACAGGCTAGGGGAGGCATGGCTCAGCTGGGATTGCTGCCCCATAAATCTAAATGGTATGTGTCACTGCCACCTCCTTTTCCTCAGCCCTGTCTCTCTCCCCAGGTTGCTAGCGTCCCCCCTGGGGGACCAAACTGGACTGAGCACCCAGGTGGcctgcttcccagcctctgacagAGGGCAGGCTGAGTCAGGCAGGAAAGTGGGACAGCCAGGGAGCTGGGCCCCCACCCTCCGTGAGCCCCGCTGATACATGATGGCAGACGGCTTGGAGGGGGCAGGTGACCTGGTGTGGAGAGCTAGTGGGTAGTGCTCAAACAAGTGGCAACAAGCCACCAACTTGAAAGGGAAAATTGTGCTGTGAGGGGGAAGGTGTCCAACAAACCAAACCTACTGGGTGACTAATTACAAAGGCTGGGCTGGAGCGTCAGAGGCCGCTTGTTAAACACTTCATTAAGTGGTACCCTGAAAGCTGCCACCTGTGCATTCTGGGTGCTCACAGGGCACCCTGAGGGGGAGTAAGGACTGGAAGATGGAAGTGCCTTCAGGCACATTCAGGAAGAAGCCTGGATCTCATAGGTCAGAGACCTCAAAGGGAGAAAAGCCAAAAGAAGTAGGGTGCGGGGGAAGAGTTTTAGGGACTTGGTGGCTGTGTGACCGTGAGCAAATTTCACCCCTCTCTGAGACAATCTGAcatggtgaggattaaattagatcaTGGATATTACAGTGCTTGGGAAACTGTGCAGCCCTACCTAAACATGAGTTATCTCACCTGAACCAAGACGAGAAACAAACCTGGCAGGATTGGGAGCCCCATCCTCCTACACCTGGCTTTATGGGCTCTGCTGAGGCTGAAGCAGCCAGGTGGAAGGACACTGTGAAGGAGGAACTTACTTGAGAAACCAGGGCAGCTGCCTAATGTGGGCACCCATGAAATGGCAGCCCTGAACAAGAGGGGGCAGCCTGGAGGCCTGAAAGGTGCCTGTGCATATGGGGCCCACGCCCAGGTTTCTCCTGCTGACTCTCCCGATGAGTCACCCCCACTCCTGGCCCTTTTACCTTTAAGGAAGAGCCGGAAAAGGtgtggggagaagaggagagggaggtAGGTCCTGGGCCCCAGTCCCGccccctgcctctccccacccttcCTGGGCCAGGCCACCCAGCCAAAAGGCAGGCCGTGAGCAGGAGAGGCGCAGAGTCCCACACGGGTCCCGAGGCAGCCAGTTAGCCCGCCGCCCTTCTGTCTGTCCCCAGAGCCATGGAGAGAGCCAGTCTGATCCAGAAGGCTAAGCTGGCAGAGCAGGCCGAACGCTATGAGGACATGGCAGCTTTCATGAAGGGCGCGGTGGAAAAGGGTGAGGAGCTGTCCTGTGAAGAGCGAAACCTGCTCTCGGTGGCCTACAAGAACGTGGTGGGCGGCCAGAGGGCTGCCTGGCGGGTCCTGTCCAGCATCGAGCAGAAGAGCCATGAGGAGGGCTCGGAAGAGAAGGGCCCCGAGGTGCGAGAGTACCGGGAGAAGGTGGAGACCGAGCTCCGGGGCGTGTGCGACACTGTGCTGGGGCTGCTGGACACCCACCTCATCAAGGAGGCCGGTGAGGCCGAGAGCCGGGTCTTCTACCTGAAGATGAAGGGCGACTACTACCGCTATCTGGCCGAGGTGGCCACGGGTGACGACAAGAAGCGCATCATCGACTCCGCCCGGTCGGCCTACCAGGAGGCCATGGACATCAGCAAGAAGGAGATGCCGCCCACCAACCCCATCCGCCTGGGCCTGGCCCTGAACTTTTCCGTCTTCCACTATGAGATCGCCAATAGCCCCGAGGAGGCCATCTCGCTGGCCAAGACCACATTCGACGAGGCCATGGCTGACCTGCACACCCTCAGCGAGGACTCCTACAAAGACAGCACCCTCATCATGCAGCTGCTGCGAGACAACCTGACGCTGTGGACAGCCGACAACGCCGGGGAAGAGGGGGGTGAGGCTCCCGAGGAGCCCCAGAGCTGAGCCGCGCCTGTCACCTGCCCGCCCTGCCGCTCCAGTCCCCACCCCCCACGGAGAGGACTAGTATGGGGTGGGAGGAACCGTGCTTCTCCCCAGTGCTCTGCCCCAGCTCAGAAAGGCTCTGTGGAGGGGGACCAGCAGAGCTGAGGCCACCTGGAGCCGGGGGATCCCACTTTTCATGCTCCTAACCATTGGTCACCCCATCTACCCCTGCTCTCTGCACCCCCTTCCTCTGGACCCCACCAGGAGCCAGgccacttcctcccctcccttgccttcctcctgctcctgctgcctcTGGATCGTAGGAATCGAGGATTGTCCCACCTTGTGGCTGAGAACTGAGCTGTGTGGCAGAGGCTGGAgatgggcgtgtgtgtgtgtgtgtgagactgtgTGACAGTGTGTGCGACAGCGAGCGTGAGAACGAGACGGAAAGCATGTCTGCTGGGTGTGACCATGTTTCCTCTCAATAAAGCTCCCCCGTGACACTCCTGTCTTTTCCAGTTATTGGTGACGGGTTGGTAATGGGATTGGAGTATGATTTACAGAGACCCTAACTTTGGACCTCTGAGTTAGggccctgccctcccctgccGGCTCAGTGAGCCACAGGCGAGACTTTGTGGCCAGTGACTCCAGGAGAGCGGCCGGGGTCCAGCTTTCTCCACCAGGGTGGCCCCCGTCAAACCGGTCTGGTGCAGGGAGGGTCGGGTGAGCGCAAAGGCGGCGCTGAATCTCCTCTTCCACGGAGCTGGAAGCTGAAAAGCTCAGATCTGGGGCGGAAACCAGTGAAGTCTCAGGCGTGAGGTCTGAGGACAGCGCCGCGGGGACACGCCGCGGTGAGCGGCACTGAGCACGCCAGACTTGGAAGCGGGGAAGACTCCCATCAGGTGCTGAGATCCGAGGCAAGGGGGAGAGATCTGAGGAGGGGGAACGTCCCCTTACGTTCAGAGATGGGGACAAAAGGAAACGGGCTGGCGGGGAGGAGGCGCAAGCTGGGTGGGAAGGGCTGCGGGGAGCCCGGCCGGCCGAGCCCGCCGCCACAGATGCCGGGAGCCAGCAGCACGCAGGGACCTGCGGCCGCCTCGCTGCGTCCCGCCTTCGCAGTCTGGCGTTGGAGGCGGGGCCCGTGGCCGATACCGCCCAATCACAGGAGGGAGTTGCCCAGGGTACCGCCCCCGAGGCAGAACCGGCCAATGAGGGTGTGAGCGGCGGCCCGCGCGCAGCTAGTCTCTCGGCCCCGCCGAGCCTGGCCGGACTGACGCCGCGACTTCCCCGACCCGGCCGCCCGCCCAGCGCTTAGGGACGGCGCTTTCCCGGTTTCACTCAGACAAGTTGCCACCCGCTCGGCCGAGAGCTCCGCTGCCTCAGAGCAGCGGGACGGGGCGGGACGCAAGAGGCAGGACCTGCCCTTTGAGTCATCCGCCCACCCCGCGGTGTCTGGGCCAGGCCAGTGGCAGGTTCGGCTTAGAAAGGGCCACCAAGACGCCCCCACTCCACTCCAGAGTCCAGGCCGTCGTGAACCGCCCGCCGGGAGGCTTGGATTGTGTCCCTAACTGGCTGTGCGACCTAGGAAAAGCCATTatacctccctgagcctcagtttcccttctgtATCGTTAGGGGCTTGGACTGAAGGCTCTGAGGCAGCCAGAGTGAACATTTTGGGTTCTGGAGTCAAAGTGCCTGGTCTGATTCCCAGCCTGCTTTGGCGAAGGCTCTTAACCTTGTTTTCCTTTGCGTCCTCATTAGCAAAGGGGGTGGATGAGAAAACAGCACCTTCCCTTAGAGCTGCTGCGAAGTTTGAGAAAACAAATGCACATAAAGTAGACCATAGCATGTGCTCAACAAATTGTTAGCTACTAATTCATCCTTCCAGCATCATTAAATCTGGGATTTATCCAACATTTCTGTGCCAAAAGCAGGATAATCTGTCAGGCCCAGTCCTGAGGAGCAGCTTTACTGTCAAAGCTGACCTGCATGCTCCCTGGGCCATGGGAATGCTGACCTGACATCAAGGGGTCACTCCTCCACTCAGCAAGATTGCGGGAACTCAGTCCAGCCTCATCAGGTTCCCCAGAGTCCAAGTTTGGTCACACCCATGGGACTCAAAACTGAAGGGCTCTTGTCAAAGCTCCTAATTCTACAAGAGAAGCTGGCAGGACCACTCAGATGCCTTCTGGGTCCCCTGTTTTCTCCCCTCTTTTCCTGGAGGTATG
The sequence above is drawn from the Cynocephalus volans isolate mCynVol1 chromosome 8, mCynVol1.pri, whole genome shotgun sequence genome and encodes:
- the SFN gene encoding 14-3-3 protein sigma, which encodes MERASLIQKAKLAEQAERYEDMAAFMKGAVEKGEELSCEERNLLSVAYKNVVGGQRAAWRVLSSIEQKSHEEGSEEKGPEVREYREKVETELRGVCDTVLGLLDTHLIKEAGEAESRVFYLKMKGDYYRYLAEVATGDDKKRIIDSARSAYQEAMDISKKEMPPTNPIRLGLALNFSVFHYEIANSPEEAISLAKTTFDEAMADLHTLSEDSYKDSTLIMQLLRDNLTLWTADNAGEEGGEAPEEPQS